From Myotis daubentonii chromosome 15, mMyoDau2.1, whole genome shotgun sequence, one genomic window encodes:
- the LOC132216321 gene encoding binder of sperm protein homolog 2-like isoform X2 produces the protein MEVMRKLAGWVSLVLCMCGLQAELNVHLRPPAPEYFNAPCVFPFTYDDLTYYSCISVHSDYAWCSLDDRFQGRWRYCTANDPPMCAFPFRFRSRLFQTCTKIGYIFNRTWCSLTGNYDADGKWKQCSPYNL, from the exons ATGGAGGTGATGAGAAAGCTGGCAGGCTGGGTGTCCCTGGTGCTCTGTATGTGTGGGCTGCAAGCAG aaTTGAATGTCCATTTACGTCCTCCAGCTCCAG AATATTTCAACGCTCCCTGTGTCTTCCCATTTACGTACGATGACCTGACCTACTACAGCTGCATCTCCGTGCACAGCGATTATGCCTGGTGCTCCCTGGACGACAGATTCCAAGGCAGGTGGCGCTACTGCACGGCCAATG aCCCCCCCATGTGTGCCTTCCCCTTCCGCTTCAGGAGTAGACTCTTTCAGACGTGCACCAAGATAGGCTACATTTTTAATCGGACGTGGTGCTCGCTGACCGGTAATTACGATGCAGATGGAAAATGGAAGCAGTGTTCTCCTTACAA TTTATAG
- the LOC132216321 gene encoding binder of sperm protein homolog 2-like isoform X1 — translation MFCGAHTGGRQGLATWMGGSRTATPLGSGTPLTMFPSVPEYFNAPCVFPFTYDDLTYYSCISVHSDYAWCSLDDRFQGRWRYCTANDPPMCAFPFRFRSRLFQTCTKIGYIFNRTWCSLTGNYDADGKWKQCSPYNL, via the exons ATGTTCTGTGGCGCGCACACGGGAGGGCGCCAGGGACTGGCCACGTGGATGGGAGGCAGCAGAACGGCCACTCCTCTCGGAAGCGGGACCCCGTTGACCATGTTCCCCTCTGTCCCAGAATATTTCAACGCTCCCTGTGTCTTCCCATTTACGTACGATGACCTGACCTACTACAGCTGCATCTCCGTGCACAGCGATTATGCCTGGTGCTCCCTGGACGACAGATTCCAAGGCAGGTGGCGCTACTGCACGGCCAATG aCCCCCCCATGTGTGCCTTCCCCTTCCGCTTCAGGAGTAGACTCTTTCAGACGTGCACCAAGATAGGCTACATTTTTAATCGGACGTGGTGCTCGCTGACCGGTAATTACGATGCAGATGGAAAATGGAAGCAGTGTTCTCCTTACAA TTTATAG